Proteins encoded in a region of the Clostridia bacterium genome:
- a CDS encoding pyridoxal phosphate-dependent aminotransferase family protein produces the protein MGVFQDRIDLGLREYHEIKNKGQYYYLQQVDELDSAHVVIAGRRMVMFSSYSYLGLLKHPKVQQKAREALDRFGTGTHGVRILAGTTAVHVECERKIASFLGTEDAIAYSSGYVANVSTISTLLGRRDVVITDKLSHASIIDGCLLSQAEFQRFKHNDLDDLRHKLEADKDRFEGKLVIVDAVYSMDGDVCPLPDLVSLCKEYGAWLIVDEAHSLGVLGKTGHGIMEYFHMAPGDVEMLSGSLSKTLPAVGGFVAGNEDLIQFLRHNARGFVFSAALPPAAVAAVTAALEVIEDEPQLIAAVRHNIERFVGGLNEMGYDTLNTKSCVIPIIIGKPEPTLELTTRLHRDGMFVSPILHPAVPANTCRLRANVTAGHTDEDIDFALSLLRKHGKDMGLIQ, from the coding sequence GTGGGTGTGTTTCAGGATCGTATTGATCTCGGCCTTAGGGAGTACCATGAGATCAAGAACAAGGGGCAGTACTACTACCTGCAGCAGGTAGATGAGCTAGATAGCGCCCATGTGGTAATCGCAGGGCGGCGCATGGTCATGTTCTCATCCTACAGTTACCTCGGGCTTCTAAAACACCCCAAGGTACAGCAGAAAGCACGCGAGGCTTTGGACCGCTTCGGAACCGGCACTCACGGAGTTCGAATCCTCGCTGGCACCACCGCGGTCCATGTGGAATGCGAGCGAAAGATCGCGAGTTTTCTCGGAACAGAAGATGCAATCGCCTATAGCTCCGGGTATGTTGCTAATGTGTCCACCATCTCCACGCTCCTAGGGCGCAGAGACGTGGTCATCACCGACAAGCTCAGCCACGCAAGCATCATCGACGGCTGCCTTCTTTCGCAAGCAGAGTTCCAGAGATTCAAGCACAACGATCTGGACGATCTCAGGCACAAGCTAGAGGCAGACAAGGACAGATTCGAGGGCAAGCTCGTGATCGTGGACGCCGTGTACAGTATGGATGGAGACGTATGCCCCCTTCCTGATCTGGTTTCGCTGTGCAAGGAGTATGGCGCATGGCTGATAGTCGATGAGGCCCATTCTCTGGGAGTGCTTGGCAAGACAGGCCATGGAATCATGGAGTACTTCCACATGGCCCCTGGCGATGTGGAGATGCTGTCGGGCTCGCTTTCGAAAACCCTTCCTGCAGTAGGCGGGTTTGTCGCCGGCAATGAAGACCTGATCCAGTTCCTGCGGCACAACGCCCGCGGATTCGTGTTCTCGGCGGCGCTTCCTCCAGCGGCAGTCGCCGCAGTAACCGCGGCGCTCGAGGTGATCGAGGATGAGCCGCAGCTCATAGCCGCAGTACGCCATAACATCGAACGGTTCGTTGGCGGGCTCAACGAGATGGGATACGATACCCTGAACACTAAGAGCTGCGTCATCCCCATCATAATCGGTAAGCCGGAACCCACTCTCGAGCTCACCACCAGGCTGCATAGGGATGGGATGTTCGTATCCCCCATCCTGCATCCAGCGGTGCCAGCCAACACCTGCCGCCTGAGAGCGAACGTCACGGCTGGACATACTGACGAAGACATCGATTTCGCCCTCAGTCTTCTGCGCAAGCACGGAAAGGACATGGGACTGATTCAATGA